DNA from Flavobacterium aestivum:
ACGATTTCGTTTTGGTCGATATTGGTTCGCAATATTGTGGTGCCTGCAAAAAAGTGAAACCTGTTTTAGAAAACATCAAAGCTCAGTATGGATCACATCTAAAAATTATAGAAATAGATTTAGAAGATAATCCGCAAGTTATAGCTGATTTAAAAACGGTAAACGTATTCCCGTATTTGATCTTATACAGAAAGGGGAGAATTGCTTTCAAGAAAGAAGGTTTGGGGGATTTAAAAAATGATGTTGATGTGGCTTTGGTACAAAATAATTAAATAAAACAGTCATCAATAGTCTCAATAGCTATTTGTAAAGAATATTGTAATTCTAACCATTTTATGATAGTTAAGTATGATAGACTTTCAATTTTCCTTGTAATGTAATAGTAATGTAATAGTAATGTAATAGTAATGTAATAGTAATGTAATAATATTTTAGCTATTGGGACGATGGATGATGACGAATGGGAAGTAAGAAAATAACTCAGGAAGGAGAAAAAAAATCTGAGGTTGTAAGAGGTAATTAATTGGGCTTGTAAGAATGAATAGAGTTAGTTTGTTGATTAACAAGGTTTAGTTTTTTTTGATAGTTGGGCCCCGTAATTTAGATTTTAAATTATGGGGCTTTTTTTGTAAGATATGTAGTTGTTAAAATAATTATTATGTTAATTTATCGATTTTATCTTGTTTGTTAGCGGAGTTTTTAAGTACTTTTGGGCAATAAATTCTAAACAAAGTAAATGAATAAAAAAATTACTCTAATTCTTACTATATTATTTTCACTTTCTGTTTCCGCTAACGTGTCCCAACCGGAAAAAGAAGTTTTGATGAAATTGTACCAAACAACTAATGGTGCTAAATGGATCAAAAAATGGGATATGTCATTACCAATAACTAAATGGTATGGCGTGAAAGTGGTTGATGACAAAGTAATTTCTATAAATTTAAAAAATAATAATCTAACGGGACGTATTCCTGTTGAGATTACTACATTGTTAAATTTACAAGAATTAAATTTGAGTGATAACTTATTAAATGGTGAAATACCTGCTAATATAGGGAATTTGCAATCTTTACTTATTCTAGATCTTTCGTCAAATAAATTGACTGGGAATATACCAGCTTCAGTTTGTAAGATTAAAAGTTTAAAATCTATGCTTTTGGATAGAAATATATTATCTGGTGAGTTGCCTCAGCAATTGGGTAATCTTTCGAGCTTAGAAATGTTGTCTTTGTATGAAAACTCATTTTTTGGACCACTACCAGATTCTATATATGGACTTAAATCATTGAAATCGATGATTTTATATAGTAATAAATTTACTGGAATATTAAGTTCAGCTATAGTAAATTTAAATAGTTTAGAGAATATAAATTTATTTGATAATGATTTTAAAGGTAAAGTGCCTTTGGAATTAGAAAAATTACCAAATTTAAAAAAGTTAAATATATCCTATAATTTGTTCACAGGGTTGGTTTCGAATAAGTTGTCATTATTAGACAAATTGAATATGACCATGAGAAATGAAATGGGAAATGTAGTTTCTTTATCCGTTATAAAAGGATAGTAGAAAAATAAAGTTTATAAAACGATTGTTGTTTTATATAAAAGAGAGTTGTTTGTTTTATACATTTAGTTAGAATACCCTGTAACTTCATACATTACAGGGTTTTTCGTTTTTATTGGGTGCGGTTTAGTTGTTCTTTTTCTGAAAGAGTAAAGCAAAGGATTGATCAGGGGATTTAGAATCGGTTGCTTTTTTGGAATTGTGTAAGCCA
Protein-coding regions in this window:
- a CDS encoding leucine-rich repeat domain-containing protein, which translates into the protein MNKKITLILTILFSLSVSANVSQPEKEVLMKLYQTTNGAKWIKKWDMSLPITKWYGVKVVDDKVISINLKNNNLTGRIPVEITTLLNLQELNLSDNLLNGEIPANIGNLQSLLILDLSSNKLTGNIPASVCKIKSLKSMLLDRNILSGELPQQLGNLSSLEMLSLYENSFFGPLPDSIYGLKSLKSMILYSNKFTGILSSAIVNLNSLENINLFDNDFKGKVPLELEKLPNLKKLNISYNLFTGLVSNKLSLLDKLNMTMRNEMGNVVSLSVIKG